A DNA window from Hydrogenobacter sp. contains the following coding sequences:
- a CDS encoding site-specific DNA-methyltransferase: MEAVERFQGLLKKLFQFEASDLDFGIYRIMNYKRKQVEDFINEGIRKEIENAFAKHKERLSQDIDEELKKVREKIVKYFGSHAFTPTGDLIEKYKDSSLGEEFINLKEQKEMLDKIREIELQVYNDLYNFFSRYYEEGDFIPQYRYSIRKHKYAIPYNGEEVKLYWANADQYYTKTGILFRDYTFKVGDYNIIFRIVEAKEELNSNKATKQRFFVLDDEPLEFQSKTLVIKFQYRELTSDEMEKYKDEKQKNKAQQDTEDNETYITENGDENQRQRNAERVKQENINEKIYERVLEKIKTKDSVLYKLLIENIKNEKPILLYHILRFTAKNTKDYFIHKNLKNFLFEQLDYYIKSEVLNIQTLEQEKFLDKHITRAKVVREIGEKIIDFLSQIEDFQKRLWEKKKFVVRTEYVITTDRVPEEFYDEIFNNENQKQEWIELGFDIPKTREELKAKKLPVDTKHFSSEFKEKLLEKLTRDKDLDDLLDGLLIKSENWQGLNTILPKFKEKVQTIYIDPPFNKEQDADYLYSVKYKDSTWITMLENRLSLAREFLKDTGSIFVRCDYNGNMYVRLLMNEIFGEENFRNEIIIGRTKTAPYIGTSPEKAGVSFKSLMVVYDNLYLYSKSEKFFNKFSEGIIEEQREAYWKDFKTFFDRDYNRYELLGLIPEKGCSWMWRREEAEKAVKNYEEFLKITSKENITIEEYWEKTGRKLNFIKKEGNTLKYWVAPIKRVSHNNWSELEGYGRGWHFPTENSEILLKRVIESTSNEGDLVMDFFLGSGTTTAVAHKLRRKWIGIEMGEHFYSVVLPRMKRVLAYDKSGISKEKDVKEKYNEKTAGGFFKYQTLEQYEDTLDNIELKEKKGIESLFKNKDEYLLKYFLDIETRESPYLLNIEMLKNPFQYKLKINPSEVGEPKEMVVDIPETFNYILGLKVKKIKVRENNERKYMFILGEKEGRDIAVVWREYDDSWKEEDFKSDKEFITKEIEVWNPNIVY; this comes from the coding sequence ATGGAAGCTGTGGAAAGATTTCAAGGCTTACTTAAAAAACTCTTTCAGTTTGAAGCATCTGACCTTGATTTTGGAATTTATCGCATTATGAACTACAAGAGAAAACAGGTTGAAGATTTTATTAACGAAGGCATCAGGAAGGAAATTGAAAATGCTTTTGCTAAGCATAAGGAAAGGCTATCACAAGACATAGATGAAGAGTTAAAAAAAGTAAGAGAGAAAATTGTTAAATACTTTGGGAGCCATGCTTTTACGCCCACTGGAGACCTTATAGAAAAATATAAAGATTCATCACTTGGTGAAGAATTTATTAATTTAAAAGAACAAAAAGAGATGCTGGATAAGATTAGAGAAATAGAATTGCAAGTATATAATGACCTTTACAATTTCTTTTCCCGGTATTACGAAGAAGGAGATTTTATTCCTCAATACAGGTATTCTATACGCAAACATAAATATGCTATTCCTTACAATGGTGAAGAGGTTAAACTTTACTGGGCAAATGCTGACCAGTATTATACGAAAACAGGAATTCTTTTTAGGGATTATACTTTTAAAGTTGGTGATTACAATATTATTTTTCGCATAGTTGAAGCTAAGGAAGAGCTTAATTCAAACAAGGCTACAAAACAAAGATTTTTTGTGCTTGACGATGAACCTTTGGAATTTCAAAGCAAGACTTTAGTAATTAAATTTCAATACAGAGAATTAACTTCTGATGAAATGGAAAAGTATAAAGATGAGAAACAAAAGAACAAAGCTCAGCAGGATACAGAAGATAATGAAACATATATTACAGAAAATGGAGATGAAAATCAAAGGCAAAGGAATGCGGAGCGCGTAAAACAGGAGAATATTAATGAGAAAATTTACGAAAGGGTCTTGGAAAAGATAAAAACCAAGGACAGTGTATTATACAAGCTCTTGATTGAAAATATTAAAAACGAAAAACCTATTCTTCTCTACCATATTCTTAGATTTACAGCAAAGAATACAAAGGACTATTTTATACATAAAAATCTTAAAAATTTTCTTTTTGAGCAGTTAGACTACTATATAAAATCTGAAGTTTTGAACATTCAAACATTAGAGCAGGAGAAATTTTTAGATAAGCATATAACAAGGGCAAAGGTGGTGCGGGAAATTGGAGAAAAGATTATTGACTTTCTTTCTCAAATTGAAGATTTTCAAAAGAGGCTATGGGAGAAGAAAAAGTTTGTAGTAAGAACCGAGTATGTTATTACAACCGATAGAGTGCCAGAAGAATTTTACGATGAAATATTTAACAATGAAAATCAGAAGCAAGAATGGATAGAGTTAGGGTTTGATATACCAAAGACAAGGGAAGAGCTAAAGGCTAAAAAGCTTCCTGTTGATACAAAACATTTTTCATCAGAGTTTAAGGAAAAACTTTTGGAAAAGCTTACAAGGGATAAGGATTTAGATGACCTTTTGGATGGTTTGCTAATAAAAAGCGAAAACTGGCAGGGGTTGAATACTATTTTGCCAAAGTTTAAGGAGAAAGTGCAGACAATTTATATTGACCCACCATTTAATAAGGAGCAGGATGCGGATTATCTTTATTCTGTGAAGTATAAAGACTCCACTTGGATTACTATGCTGGAAAATAGGCTAAGCTTAGCAAGAGAGTTTCTTAAAGATACAGGAAGTATTTTTGTCAGGTGTGATTACAATGGCAATATGTATGTAAGGCTTTTGATGAATGAGATTTTTGGGGAGGAGAATTTTAGGAATGAGATCATTATTGGAAGAACGAAAACCGCTCCTTATATCGGGACTTCACCTGAAAAAGCTGGCGTGAGTTTTAAAAGTCTAATGGTAGTCTATGACAATTTGTATTTATATTCGAAAAGTGAAAAATTCTTTAATAAATTTTCTGAAGGGATTATAGAAGAACAAAGAGAAGCTTATTGGAAAGATTTTAAGACATTTTTTGATAGAGACTATAATAGATACGAGCTATTAGGTTTAATCCCGGAAAAAGGATGTAGTTGGATGTGGCGTAGAGAAGAAGCGGAAAAGGCTGTTAAAAATTATGAGGAATTTTTAAAGATTACAAGCAAGGAAAATATAACCATTGAAGAATACTGGGAAAAGACAGGTAGGAAGTTGAATTTCATAAAAAAAGAAGGGAATACTTTAAAATACTGGGTGGCACCGATAAAGAGAGTTTCACACAACAATTGGTCTGAACTGGAGGGTTATGGTAGAGGATGGCATTTCCCTACCGAAAACTCCGAAATTCTCCTAAAACGTGTCATAGAATCCACATCAAACGAAGGTGATTTAGTAATGGACTTCTTTTTAGGTTCTGGCACTACTACAGCGGTAGCACACAAGCTTAGAAGAAAATGGATAGGTATAGAAATGGGAGAGCATTTTTACAGTGTAGTTTTACCACGAATGAAAAGAGTTTTAGCTTATGATAAATCTGGTATATCAAAAGAAAAAGATGTAAAGGAAAAGTATAATGAAAAGACAGCAGGGGGCTTTTTTAAATACCAAACACTTGAACAGTATGAAGACACCTTAGATAACATTGAGCTAAAGGAGAAAAAAGGGATAGAAAGCTTATTCAAAAATAAGGATGAATACCTTTTGAAATACTTCCTTGATATTGAAACAAGAGAAAGTCCTTATCTTTTAAACATTGAAATGCTAAAAAATCCTTTTCAGTATAAGTTAAAAATAAACCCTTCTGAGGTTGGAGAGCCAAAGGAAATGGTGGTTGATATTCCAGAAACTTTCAATTATATCTTAGGTCTAAAGGTGAAAAAGATAAAGGTAAGGGAAAATAATGAAAGGAAGTATATGTTTATTCTTGGAGAAAAAGAAGGAAGAGATATTGCTGTTGTTTGGAGAGAATACGATGATAGTTGGAAAGAAGAAGATTTTAAAAGCGATAAAGAGTTTATAACAAAAGAAATAGAGGTTTGGAACCCAAATATAGTTTATG
- a CDS encoding DUF86 domain-containing protein, whose translation MREIRDYLMDIKDECEYLMSRTRGLNYEKFIANEELKRAFVRSLEVIGEASKHIPKEIRKKYSEIPWRSVIGIRNKMIREYFGVDYAVVWKTIKERVPELYEVIKRIIEEINEAERQV comes from the coding sequence ATGAGAGAAATTAGGGATTATTTGATGGATATAAAGGATGAGTGTGAATATTTAATGAGTAGAACAAGGGGCTTGAATTATGAAAAATTCATTGCAAATGAAGAACTAAAAAGGGCTTTTGTAAGAAGTTTAGAGGTTATCGGAGAGGCATCAAAACATATTCCAAAAGAGATTAGAAAGAAATACAGTGAAATTCCATGGAGAAGTGTTATTGGAATTAGGAATAAAATGATTCGTGAGTATTTCGGTGTTGATTATGCGGTTGTATGGAAAACAATAAAGGAAAGAGTTCCTGAACTGTATGAAGTAATAAAGAGGATTATTGAAGAGATAAACGAGGCGGAACGTCAGGTATAG
- a CDS encoding nucleotidyltransferase family protein gives MDIKTLEELKNKLIELKPYLREKYKVKEIGIFGSYVRGEHKKGSDLDILVEFEETPDLFTYIEIESFLSKKLKVRVDLVMKSALKPYMGRRILKEVVYI, from the coding sequence ATGGATATAAAAACCCTTGAGGAGCTAAAAAACAAGCTTATTGAACTTAAACCTTATCTTAGGGAAAAATACAAAGTCAAAGAGATAGGGATTTTTGGCTCTTATGTACGAGGAGAGCATAAGAAAGGAAGCGACCTTGATATACTTGTAGAGTTTGAAGAGACACCAGATTTGTTTACTTACATTGAGATTGAAAGTTTTCTTTCAAAAAAACTTAAGGTAAGGGTTGACCTCGTAATGAAGTCAGCACTTAAACCATACATGGGCAGAAGGATTTTAAAAGAAGTGGTATATATATGA
- a CDS encoding F0F1 ATP synthase subunit gamma, with protein MPKLSPRDIRRKIQGIKNTRRITNAMKVVSAAKLRRAQELLYASRPYSERLYDVLRDLSAHIDAQTHPLLERRQEKNCDIILVTADRGLAGAFNSNVIKKAEELIAEKVSADTGVSLILIGRKGYQYFSKRGYRIIKGYDEVFRKEINFSIVKEVGQTVRERYTNKETDAVYLINNEMVTRVNYKPVVRTFLPFEKPKDGGESYGVYEFEVEKEEFVNKLIDLYLNYQIYRSMVESNASEHFARMVAMDNATRNADELVKTWTLIFNKARQEAITSELIDIVNAVEAMK; from the coding sequence ATGCCTAAGCTATCACCGAGAGACATAAGGAGGAAGATACAGGGTATAAAAAATACCAGAAGAATAACAAACGCCATGAAGGTGGTCTCAGCTGCAAAGCTCAGGCGCGCTCAAGAGCTTCTTTATGCCTCAAGACCCTACTCAGAAAGGCTGTATGATGTCTTGAGGGATCTTTCTGCACATATAGATGCACAAACTCATCCCTTGCTTGAGAGGAGACAGGAAAAGAATTGTGATATTATTTTAGTAACAGCCGATAGGGGACTTGCCGGAGCCTTCAACTCAAATGTTATAAAGAAAGCTGAAGAGCTAATAGCTGAAAAAGTATCCGCAGATACAGGTGTCAGCCTCATACTCATAGGTAGAAAGGGTTACCAGTACTTTTCTAAAAGAGGCTATAGGATCATCAAAGGCTACGATGAGGTGTTCAGAAAGGAGATAAACTTTTCCATAGTAAAAGAGGTAGGACAAACCGTCAGGGAAAGATATACAAACAAAGAGACGGATGCTGTGTACCTTATAAATAATGAGATGGTCACCAGAGTGAACTACAAACCAGTAGTGCGTACCTTCCTACCCTTTGAAAAACCAAAGGACGGGGGAGAAAGTTATGGTGTTTACGAATTTGAGGTTGAAAAGGAAGAATTTGTAAACAAACTTATAGACCTTTACCTGAATTATCAAATATACAGATCTATGGTGGAATCCAACGCCTCAGAACACTTTGCCCGTATGGTGGCTATGGACAATGCCACAAGGAATGCGGATGAGCTTGTAAAGACATGGACTCTAATATTCAACAAAGCCCGTCAGGAGGCTATCACTTCCGAGCTTATAGATATAGTGAATGCGGTGGAAGCTATGAAGTGA